A genomic segment from Nocardia cyriacigeorgica GUH-2 encodes:
- a CDS encoding gamma-glutamyl-gamma-aminobutyrate hydrolase family protein: MSAGHAERVRPLIGLTGRRFRMELINGGHPGYGHRLTDSFISGFAAAITRAGGVPVMLPYDADPAALGYWLSGVVITGGQDVHPRCWGGDESVVGEVDPVLDPSVHDVNRDEFEIALTRVALEREIPLLGVCRGMQVLNVTLGGTLIPDLPGGPVRHLMATGPLSDGEPEHVVTFDAGTIAQKVFGDRLVTNSWHHQAIDTCGAGLVVTGRTGDGVAESVELPGAPVLGVQWHPEWMVTDDGALRWLVEAAAGRR, from the coding sequence GTGAGCGCCGGACACGCGGAACGGGTGCGACCGCTCATCGGTTTGACCGGCCGGCGCTTCCGGATGGAGCTGATCAATGGCGGTCACCCGGGTTACGGACACCGCCTCACCGACAGCTTCATCTCCGGTTTCGCCGCCGCCATCACGCGCGCCGGCGGGGTACCGGTCATGCTGCCCTACGACGCCGACCCTGCCGCGCTCGGCTATTGGCTCAGCGGTGTCGTGATCACCGGTGGTCAGGATGTGCATCCGCGGTGCTGGGGCGGTGACGAGTCGGTGGTCGGCGAGGTCGATCCGGTACTGGACCCCTCGGTCCACGACGTCAACCGGGACGAGTTCGAGATCGCGTTGACGCGGGTCGCACTCGAGCGCGAGATTCCGTTGCTCGGCGTATGCCGAGGCATGCAGGTGCTCAACGTGACTCTCGGCGGCACCCTGATTCCCGACTTGCCCGGCGGGCCGGTGCGTCACCTCATGGCGACGGGGCCGCTGTCGGACGGTGAACCCGAGCACGTCGTCACGTTCGATGCGGGCACGATCGCCCAGAAGGTGTTCGGCGATCGCCTGGTGACCAACTCCTGGCACCATCAGGCGATCGACACCTGTGGCGCCGGATTGGTGGTCACCGGCCGCACCGGCGACGGTGTCGCCGAATCCGTCGAGCTGCCGGGTGCCCCCGTGCTCGGCGTGCAGTGGCATCCGGAGTGGATGGTCACCGATGACGGCGCGCTGCGCTGGCTGGTCGAGGCGGCCGCCGGGCGACGCTGA
- a CDS encoding TetR/AcrR family transcriptional regulator, with the protein MARVPAAERRAELVAAAVRVIAARGVDGATTRRIAEEANAPLATLHYCFATKELLFAAVFEYLAGEYRDVLNRSDVHSDAQSTARGLLRGVLHWYLENPDFGATILELISWGQREGEQAEVVYTEAYATMRTILEGTTTASGRPLEPDTIDQLIYVVSALSDGFALNWLVFSDADAARAQVELTLGVLDAWMAANLGNTAAQATAPADTTPEPTMRSLVSWVRTN; encoded by the coding sequence ATGGCTCGCGTCCCCGCTGCCGAACGTCGCGCCGAACTGGTGGCCGCGGCCGTGCGCGTGATCGCCGCTCGCGGGGTGGATGGAGCCACCACGCGCCGCATCGCCGAAGAAGCCAACGCTCCCCTGGCCACCTTGCACTATTGCTTCGCCACCAAGGAGCTGCTGTTCGCCGCAGTCTTCGAGTATCTGGCCGGCGAATACCGGGATGTGCTGAACCGCAGCGATGTCCACAGCGACGCCCAGAGCACCGCCCGGGGCCTGTTGCGCGGTGTCCTGCACTGGTACCTGGAGAACCCGGACTTCGGTGCGACCATCCTCGAGCTGATCAGCTGGGGTCAGCGGGAGGGCGAGCAGGCCGAGGTCGTTTACACCGAGGCCTATGCCACCATGCGCACGATCCTGGAGGGCACCACAACCGCCTCGGGCCGGCCGCTCGAGCCGGACACGATCGATCAGCTGATCTACGTCGTCTCGGCACTATCGGACGGGTTCGCTCTCAACTGGCTGGTGTTCAGCGACGCCGACGCGGCGCGTGCGCAGGTCGAGCTGACTCTCGGCGTGCTCGACGCGTGGATGGCGGCCAATCTCGGCAACACCGCCGCACAAGCAACCGCGCCGGCCGACACCACACCCGAGCCGACGATGCGGTCACTGGTCTCCTGGGTGCGCACGAACTGA
- a CDS encoding glutamine synthetase family protein gives MSELATAATTLDPGVHTVRIESTNHDGSFHGKNIAPSKFAACADSGFAMADLLFGLDLGNAPTLGFAYPDWRGHLADLQFRPDMSTLVQWAPGVQSVIGDYWQPNGSPIGTCPRNLARAMVDRLAARGFTATVAVEIEATLFQESVHEARAKGYRDLTPLGGSAGTAYNLAKSKDWVDYMSAVARRLEQIGIEWEAWSDEDAAGQVELNLVPADPISVCDNWARARQVMREVAFELGHTVTFMAKPTAGYGQASHVNLSLQRDGVNAFYAADGPSDTMRHAVAGLLATMRGATSVMLPQITSYRRLVDLSGPPTTVTWGIANKTTAVRAVCAHPKYSRLEYRVPGADANLYLAVATILAGVIAGIDGKLEPADPVSDMAWCAPDLERLPDTITKAADALESDLILREQLGDEFVDYWVGTRRWEWMQFHTTGGDPFAELSEWESSRYFEFP, from the coding sequence ATGTCTGAACTCGCCACTGCCGCAACGACTCTCGATCCCGGCGTGCACACCGTCCGGATCGAGTCGACCAACCACGACGGCTCGTTCCACGGCAAGAACATCGCGCCGTCGAAGTTCGCCGCGTGTGCGGACTCGGGTTTCGCGATGGCCGACCTGCTGTTCGGCCTCGACCTCGGCAACGCGCCGACGCTCGGTTTCGCCTACCCCGACTGGCGTGGTCATCTTGCCGATCTGCAGTTCCGGCCCGACATGTCGACGCTGGTGCAGTGGGCACCCGGTGTGCAGTCGGTGATCGGTGACTATTGGCAGCCCAACGGTTCCCCGATCGGCACCTGTCCGCGTAATCTCGCGCGGGCGATGGTCGACCGGCTCGCGGCCCGTGGTTTCACCGCTACCGTCGCGGTCGAGATCGAAGCCACCCTGTTTCAGGAGTCGGTACACGAGGCGAGGGCGAAGGGCTACCGCGATCTGACCCCGCTCGGCGGGTCCGCGGGCACCGCCTACAACCTGGCCAAGTCGAAGGACTGGGTCGACTACATGTCGGCGGTCGCGCGGCGGCTCGAGCAGATCGGCATCGAGTGGGAGGCCTGGAGCGACGAGGACGCGGCCGGCCAGGTCGAGCTCAATCTCGTTCCCGCCGACCCGATCTCGGTGTGCGACAACTGGGCCCGCGCCCGTCAGGTGATGCGCGAGGTGGCCTTCGAACTCGGTCACACCGTCACCTTCATGGCCAAGCCGACCGCCGGTTACGGCCAGGCCTCGCACGTCAACCTGTCGCTGCAGCGCGACGGCGTCAACGCGTTCTACGCCGCCGACGGGCCGTCGGACACCATGCGGCACGCGGTCGCCGGCCTGCTCGCGACGATGCGTGGCGCGACGTCGGTGATGCTTCCGCAGATCACCTCCTACCGTCGTCTGGTCGATCTGAGCGGTCCGCCCACCACGGTGACCTGGGGTATCGCCAACAAGACGACCGCGGTGCGCGCGGTCTGCGCTCACCCGAAATACTCCCGTCTCGAGTACCGCGTTCCGGGTGCCGACGCCAACCTGTACCTCGCGGTCGCGACGATTCTGGCGGGCGTGATCGCCGGGATCGACGGCAAGCTCGAACCGGCCGACCCGGTCAGCGATATGGCCTGGTGCGCGCCCGATCTCGAACGGTTGCCCGACACCATCACCAAGGCCGCCGACGCGCTCGAGTCGGACCTGATCCTGCGTGAGCAACTGGGCGACGAGTTCGTCGACTACTGGGTGGGTACGCGCCGGTGGGAATGGATGCAGTTCCACACCACCGGTGGCGATCCGTTCGCCGAGCTGTCGGAGTGGGAGTCCAGCCGCTACTTCGAGTTCCCGTGA